In Roseimicrobium gellanilyticum, one genomic interval encodes:
- the ruvC gene encoding crossover junction endodeoxyribonuclease RuvC, with the protein MANPLRILAVDPALRCTGYAVLHHEGGQTRAVTYGVIQNPAKMLASGCLVAIRERLAEIIREHQPTECAVEATIYVQSFRTAITLGSVRGAVLIAAAEHGLAVYDYAPREVKQAAVGKGAAAKEQVAFMMRSILRLRETPPADAADALAVGLAHLQATSGKVATGTTRERV; encoded by the coding sequence ATGGCAAATCCCCTCCGCATTCTGGCTGTAGATCCCGCGCTGCGGTGCACCGGCTACGCCGTGCTGCATCACGAGGGCGGCCAGACACGCGCGGTGACCTATGGTGTGATACAGAATCCCGCAAAGATGCTGGCTTCAGGCTGCCTCGTGGCCATCCGCGAACGCCTGGCGGAAATCATCCGCGAGCACCAGCCCACCGAGTGCGCCGTGGAGGCCACGATCTATGTGCAGAGCTTCCGCACGGCCATCACACTGGGCAGCGTGCGCGGCGCGGTCCTGATTGCCGCCGCAGAGCACGGTCTCGCCGTATACGACTATGCGCCGAGGGAAGTGAAACAAGCCGCTGTGGGCAAGGGTGCAGCGGCCAAGGAGCAGGTCGCCTTCATGATGCGCTCCATCCTGCGGCTGCGTGAGACCCCTCCCGCGGATGCCGCAGACGCACTCGCGGTGGGCCTTGCCCACTTGCAGGCGACGTCCGGAAAAGTCGCCACCGGAACCACGCGGGAGCGGGTTTAG
- a CDS encoding GlsB/YeaQ/YmgE family stress response membrane protein, whose translation MDFLWMLLIGLLVGAVAKFLMPGNDPGGIIVTMFLGVAGAFVAGMLGRGLGWYGEGEPAGFIASVIGAILLLVVYRLFTGGGRHVHH comes from the coding sequence ATGGACTTCCTCTGGATGCTCTTGATTGGCCTGCTTGTAGGTGCAGTCGCCAAGTTTCTGATGCCGGGCAATGACCCGGGTGGCATCATCGTCACGATGTTCCTGGGTGTTGCTGGAGCGTTTGTTGCCGGCATGCTCGGTCGCGGTCTTGGATGGTATGGCGAAGGTGAACCCGCAGGCTTCATTGCCTCGGTGATCGGCGCCATTCTTCTGCTCGTCGTGTACCGCCTTTTCACCGGCGGTGGACGCCACGTGCACCACTAG